The nucleotide sequence ATAGATATCCTACAATAAGATATTTTTGTCTAGCATATCTACTTATCATCATATCTATTAACATATAcattattgacaaaattgtCTGTCAAACGAAGTCATAATATAATGTGTGTAAATGGGTCGGGACGAGCCATGCAAATGACCCTAAAATTAAGGCTCTAGCCCTACTCATTTAGCAAACAAGTTGAATATCTTAGGACAAATTAACGAGCCTCCATATTAAATGAGCTCAAAATTAGACCCTAACTTGACTCGTTTATAAACGAATTGAGCTTGAGTTGAGGCTCTATAGAGATACCCTCGAGCTACTTGCAAGCGACGATGTTCATTTACACCCCTAATTCCCCTAGTACCAAAACTTCATCAACTTTCTTGTTTATGCTATTATTATCACTATTTAAAAGTtacaattaattaaactaaCAAACGTTGGTAAATTTTACtttaaacaatattttttttgctcAATTCTTAATTTTGACATTTTCTAATGGTGAATGTGTGCTAGgagacaaaattaattaattttttgtaaaGTAGTTTGATTGGAACTTATTTTCTCTTGCAACcctataaattaaaaataattaaatttctcaaaaacaaaTAGTTTTCAGGTCAAACCCCCCGAAAGAGCCCCCCAATCATTAGGGAGCCATTTTACACGCGCTTAAAATTAGAGGATGTGTATCTCACTGCCCACATGCATGTGGCAACGCGTCATGCTGAGCTGTTCTTCATCCACGTGGCAATCTTCTAGCGGCCAGGTTCGGAAAAAGAAGAACCGATCTCAGCCGTCCGTTTCTTCCCCTGGAAGCAAACATCACCACTTTCTTGACCGTTCGTGGACGTTTAGAGAGAGTAAAAAAAACTAgtctagagagtagagagacgAGACTCATTGGTCTTTCGTCGTTGTATGTTctttatagagagagaaaatacgaAATTTAGAGAGCGTGTTTGGTCTGCTCCACGGGTAGGAATTCTCTCTAAATTCACTGGTTTTCTGAGCTGATTTTGGGATCATTCTCTGTTTCTTGTTCTATGCATCCTTTTTTGGTTATGGTTTCTGTGTTTGTTTATTGGTTGAGTTGGTGATAGTTGGAACTGTATAACTGTCTTCTTCAGCTGGTCATTGCTAGGGTTTATATGATTgcggtggatttttttttgttgtttttcatttctattGCGCAATTGTGCTGTGTTGATTGAATTCTGGTTGACTTCTTCCAATTCAAATACTCGATTGACTTTGGTTATCTTCAAAAACTGTGATAGTCAATTATATATTTTCGATTCCTTCAGTTTATATCCCTGGAGCAGAAATATATAAGTGGTTGATTAGTGATTGGATCCACAATTTCTTTGTTTCAGTGAATTTTGGTTTGATCGATAGGAATACAATTTAAGTTTATTTTTTAAGGATTTATTTTGCATGTCATTTACACAATCTTTATAATTTAATCAATGACTTCATAGCCGTTGTCTGTTAATATATCTAAGCGTTctattggtatttaaaatagTTTTCAAATTGGTGCCTATGCAAACTGTTCTGTTATTTTTGACATGCATGTAGTATATCTTATTGTATAGGTATGCCAATAAGTTTGTGTAGAAGATATATGGAAACGAATGGGATATCACGCAGTGCTATATCAGCTTGTGCCAatttagataatatttctgCTTGCTTTTAAATCCTTAGTTGGAGCCTTGGAGGTTGAATTAATTTCCAAATTAACAAGTTCAAAAAGTATGAGATGTCACTTCAAATCCAGAAACATTTTCTATCAATATACTGTTCTTATAAGACAAATATACTGAAAATTTATATGTGAGAAATAATAAAGACGGCGATGGATCTGAGGTATCACTGTTTCCTTGAATGTCAGCTACATCTGCTTATGCCATTTATGTGCATTATGTAAAAGATATGTTCCCTTTGTAACCCTTGGTTTGAAGTTCAAATCTTTTTGAAATGAGTGCATCGGAAAGCTATGAGGTATTGGCAcctttcttttatttccaaaatataatctctctctcaaagaaatttttttatcgTACCCTTAATACATAAACTATGGTTATTCAGTGGTCAGTGACACTATTATTTTATCAGTTTGCATATTCTGATGGTAATAATAGCATTAAGATCTACTTTCTCATTTTCTAATGCAGATGGTCTATGAGAGTGTTATCTTAGTTCGCAATCTTTCTTAACCTTCTTACTTCTTGGTATTCGATGTTCTGCCATTTGTTCATCTACTTGTTGCTTTCCTTATATGTGGCTGAATCTTATTGTTTTTGGAATCTGTGTTCTGTACTGTGACTTCAGTTCTGATACCATAAAGGTTTTGAGAACTTGGCATTTGTTGCTGTCTTCTCCCTCGCTCTAAAGTCTAAATCCTTGCCTTGAAAAATGCGCTTGGATATTGAACTGCAATAAATTTATGTTGCATGAATGTgtcatttaatttatattttttctcaTATATTCTCCTAATTATAACTAATTTTGATGTGTTTCTCCTCTTGTTTTACGGCAGCCTCTGCTGCTGCTTTGACTTTTTTAAAGGGGTTTTGTTTCCCCACTGATGTTCCCAAACAGAGACTGTGGTACATATCACAAGTGCAGATCAAATGCCATCACCAAAAATGAAGACCAAAATAAGTGTGGGCTctttaagagaaaaaaattgtctTCATGTGTGTCAGACGTCGAGTATGATATCCAAAAAATCATGTCCGCATGTCAAGGTTACTCAACAAGCAACGGAATTTGACACATGTATTCTGAACTGTCAAACGGGTAAGTCAATAATCTTAACTCTTAAGAAGACTTTTTTATATCTCAGATGATCATTtgacaattatattttttaatcgtCTCAAGTTATCATTAAGATCTTGATATGTCACTTTCCACGTAGATCAGATCCATAAATGTGGTAAAGTATTTActttaaaaagataaaagcaaGTTTTATATGTCAAATATACTAAATTACTAATAAGGTGAACAGTGTCATGGAATTGATGGAGATATTTGGAAAGTGAAACCACGTATCTGGTGCATTTTATTGTGCATTTCAAAATTGACGGTGTTTTGGCAATTAGAACAAGTCTTGTGTCTACCTAGTTTTTAGGAGGAGCTTGCTCAGCGAAGCTGGATGAACTTCATTTATCAACTCTTGGAGGATGAACATCAAATTTGATTAAGCTAGAGCAAGACCCAAACATAGCTTTTAATTGTCGAAATCCTCACTATTGGCATTTATAGTTGCTACATGGCAACTTGCTTATATCGTAGTTAAATTTTCAAGGCTTTTGGTCTCAAATagatgaaaataaatttttttagactTCCTCCTTTGTTAAGAAGAGAAGTGGCATTTTTGGAATATAGAGAGGAAATCTATTGCCTTCAGGACTCTTTAGTGGGTAAATGTTTCTGACAAATGTTCTCTTGATATTGAATTCCACACTGACTATATTTGTAATCAGTTTTATTTCCAATATTACGTCTCTAAAAAGAATGTGATCACAatcttccttctcttcttttgagGAAAGAGTAAATTAAGATTGATGCAATGATACATATATGTCCTGTATCAAATGGTATACAATAAAATGCTTCCAGAAACTATTAAAGGAACATGTATAATTTATTACACATTAGTTATGCAGATAATGCTGCATGTTTGtattaaattattttccttATCCACTTCATAATGATTCTTGCTAGTTTCGTTGAGCATGGAAGTATCCACTGAAGATATTGACAGTGATGGAGCCATTGGCCGGTATGAATTCCCAGATGAGCAAAACTCTTGGTTTCAGTGGCAGCCTTTAACTCTTCTGGATTCTTCAACTGTTGGCAAAGTGGTGAATATTTACCTTTTTTGTCTCCGCTGTTGTAACTATGATGTTTTTTTTGCAAGCTCTTCTGTGATATCATGCCTTACCTTGCCATCAAATGCTGTATGTGCTTGAAAGATGTTTGTGGTGTACTCTGTTTCTGAGATGCTTCATTTTAGTAGTAATTGGCATGGATTTGTCTCATGCAGGAACTCGTTTACATTTGGAAATCCCTTGTGAATATCCAACGCAATTACAATACAttccattcacatctttttatCTAAATATATTTCTTGATAAAATTTTATGCAACATTGGAGCTTTATGGTGTGCTTCTGTAAAGGTGGAGTTATTGAGATGGCAGCTGATAACACCCCCCCCCCCAGATCTGATCCCTAGATGTTCTATGTTTTTATAGTATAATCTTAGTTTGTTTTGTATGGTGCTCTTTACTATATCTGTTGCTGTGCACCAATAATGTTTTATGTTGCAGGATTCTATATCCACTTGCATGTCAAACCTGGAGacaattttttccccttttatggTACCGACTGATCTCCATAGTGCCCCGACTATTGAAAATGATGCAGGTAACAGATCTGTTGATATTAGTTACTTtaaaaaaatccattaagaGCGTAATTTGTGGGGATCACCTAAACCTGGTTGTCATTTCTGGAGAAAAACCATGCTAGGGAACTTGTCTCTCTAcataatatttttcttgttataaataaaaaatgaaacaaccCGACAGGTTATTGACATAGTAGCAGTGCCCACGAGATTAACGAAGGATAGAAAAATGAAAACTGATCGCTAAGAATGCCATCACTTTTTTACTCTGCTAATTGCTTGCACCTGGTCAAATTTAATTGAGATTGAATTTCTGTGTAGGGGGAAGTCCTTGCAGATATGTTATGataaaaatagtttttttttcagCTTTGAGAGTATTTGTAACTCTAGAAATACTGTTTGTAAAACATGAAGACTTTTAATGTACTCATTGGTTGCCAGATCTTTAACCTGTCTTCTGAGACAAAGAACTATTATTTTCACTCTCTTTAACTAAAGAACATGAAATGCAATCTGCCCTTCCCTGCCAACAGCCTCCTTTGGTCAAGTCATATGCTTTGGTTATGTCTATAAACTTTAATTCTATCAGAAATTAGTTCGCAGAAATTACAGAGCTGTCTAGAATTTTGCATGCTATTGCCTAGTCACTAATCTGTTAtagtttcttctctctttattttgGTAGGTGGCAACAATAATTTTGACGTACCAGGGTTGGGAGATGGGGAAAGCGATGATAACAAAAGGTCATGTGCTTATCAGACTTGTAATGTATCAGATTTCTTTATTTCTGATATGTTTGTTGCGGGCTTACCCCTTGTGGGGAATTCTCTCGATGCTGATATGAACGAGGCTGGTCTCTTTCCTGATTATAATTGTACCGCGCCAAATATGTTATTTGATGTGTCCGAGGAGTACATGATACTACCTTTCCTTGAGGAGACTGCCAGAATGAATGGCTCCAATAATGTAAAATTAGATGGGGTCAACATGATGGAGCCTGATAATTCTAACTTATATCTAGCAACTGATCAGACAAGATCCTGCAATCTGGGATCTGATGATAACTATGACTCAGAGCAAGGTGAAGACTTTGATCCGCAGTTGTTTCTCAAAAATCTGCCCGAACTATCGGATGTGGTGTCAAATTTTCTTCCGGCTACTTTACCAAAGGACCCTTGGAAGAGGAGGCCCATAACCCTGGTACTTGATTTGGATggtaagagaaattttattatgGTATGAGTTCGCCAATGGTTGCATATTATTCCATCTTCATCTAGTTGGCATCTCTCATTTTTCAAGTGAAATTAAATGGATGTTTACCTTTCATTTTGAATCTTTGATCTTTGCTTCTGCcgttcttttctttcttgtaaaGACATTGAATTATCTCACGTGCTTCAAGGATAAGATATGTAACAGACTCTCCTCTTAAGCATATAATTGTGttcttttaagtaaaaaaaaccAGTGAGGGAATTTGAGTGTTGGTTAGTGATCAAAATTTTCACTCCCAAGGAAATGCTATGGGTCATGTTAGCTCTTTGCTTAGATTTTGACTGTTTGCATCTGCAGTGTCACACAGCTCATGACACATAGAACATCTTAACGCTTGCTTGATGATGTCTTTTATAGTTTCATGAATTTATATATTAGTTTTTATTGTTCAGGTTTGTGTTTTGCGGCTGTCAATATCTttaaaattctaaaagcatTTCACAAACTTGTTTAGTGGAAAAGTTTTATCTGGATAAGAACTTAAGAAGCAGCCCTAATGTGGAATATGAAGGCAAACATCGAGTTATTTAGGAAGGGTTACTTAGGAGAAAGCAATAGTTGCATTGGAAAAATTGAAGATGTTTCTTATGTTCCTGATCAAATTACTGCACAAGAAGTTTGTAAACAAGTTTTTCCTTTGAATCTATAGGATCTATATTTGAGATAAGGATATTAGTCATAAAATCAAAATCTCTGCCTTCTTTCTGTGCAGAAACACTTGTTCATTCTACATTGGAACATCGTGATGATGCGGACTTCACCTTTACGGTTTTCTTCAACATGAAAGAGCATACTGTATATGTCAAAAAACGGCCTCATCTCCAGACATTCCTGCAGAGAGTTGCAGAGATGTTTGAAATCATTATATTTACAGCTAGCCAAAGCATTTATGCAGAACAGCTTCTCGATATAATTGATCCAGAGAAAAAGTTTATATCAAGGAGGGTGTATCGTGAATCATGCATTTTTTCGGATGGAACTTACACTAAAGATTTGACAGTGTTAGATGTTGATCTTGCAAAAGTTGCAATAATTGATAATTCTCCACAGGTATTAATTCCTGCCATCTTTTTAATCTTTGCTGGTAGTCTATTATGTGTCATGCATTATGGTTTCATAGTTTTTTTGGTCTCAATTCAGATCTTAAACTTATGTGAAAGCACTGTATATAGACAAAGATGAATTTTAGTGGTTTTTCCATGTTGGACAAAAAAAGAGTGGCACagtttactttttttatttggattgttGGAGTTAATGCATTAAAACCTGCAGCATGGAAATCACTATAGCTAGTCTGATAAACCTTTCCAGACTTAAAATAGTCCATTAGGTTTAAGACTAGGACATGCTGAGCTTCTTTGGCACTTTCTCCTCGACTCCACCATAAGTCTATTCCACAGGAAAAGAGAACCAATACAGGGACTTTGTTTTCTAAAGAGAGTGAAATGAGTGAGAATTTCCTTCGCAAAAAAATTCGCTGCTTATCAAGACGTGTGGAGAGGATAATGCATTGCCCATccaataattttaaaaaggaCTGGTGAAAAAGAAATTTTCTCTATTTCGATCATTCCTATTTGTTTATGCCTTAATCTTTTTTATGAATATTTCAGGTTTTCAGGCTGCAAGTAAATAACGGAATCCCTATTAAAAGTTGGTTTGATGATCCATCAGATTGTGCTCTAATTTCATTACTTCCTTTCTTAGAGACGCTGGTTGATGCTGATGATGTCCGCCCTATCATTGCCAAGAAATTCGGTAACAAGGAATAAGAGTCTTTTGCCTTTCCTCAGTAGCTTGAATATAGCGCCTTGCCCCTTCAGTTTATCTTTAAACGTAATTTGGCctttaatttatgttttcaattaTGTTGTCTTTGGGTTTTGAGGTAGTTAACCATCGATAAATGTCATTTATGGTATTGTTGAGTCAGCTCTGGTTCTAGTTCTATTTTCCCCTTCAGCTGACAACTCCATGGAGTTCTTTGTCCAATTTTTACAGAAGGTAGTCACAGAtgcccttttatttttcttgtacaGTAGAATTTGCAGTCATCTTCATAAGGGGTGTATATTAATCTTGTGAAATATAGTTTGCAGAAATAAGTGCACTTTTTCATTTTGGACTTTCATAGTTGTCAGTACCATTCTATTAGTTTTTCATACGATAGCTATTCAAACTTCGGAATgcttaaatttgaaaaactatAGTATGAGCTTAAAAGCAAGTAGGAATTACTCCCAACCTTCTTGCTTGCTTAAATTTTTTGGCATTGTGTGAAGCTTCCTTcattatttcattatttatatatgtatgcccatatgtacacaggtggataAATTGTGGATTTACAGAAGCAACTTTGAAGTATTCATAAATACTTTGTAACGAGCTTGGAGGAAATTAGATTGAACACTCTTAGTGATGTTCCAAAGTATGATAAATATGAAGAAAGTGGGGCCGTTGTATTTTGccttttgaaaattcaaatcctTACATGCTGTTTAGCCTGAAAATATaatcaaaaattgaaatttgaattacTTGGAAAAATGGGGTTGATTAATGAACCGAAGGGGTGCATGAGTTCAAACAACTCATggcaaaaataaacaaacaaacgaGGCATCAAGTGCTCTCATATTTATATCATTTGTCTCATATGCCAATGGTAAGTTTATTTGACAAATACTGACCCCATAGAGGATTCAGTGCTCCCAGAAGGTTCTCATGTTCCTTtcactcctttttttttatttgaaagcaTATTAATAGAAGAATTAGGGCAACCAGTTTTTATGTGTTCCTTGATGAGATGCATGGAGGACCTAACTTTTCTCTCTGCATATCTAAGTCAAGCCCATCAACTTTTGAGCAGCCTCCCAATTCCTTCTTGGTAAACTATAATTCCCTCTGTGAGGTTATTGGATATTGTTTAGTATGATTTAAAGTTAACTCTGCAACATTGTTTGACACTTTTGGTTCTTATTCAAATGATGCCTTTCCTAGCATTCCAACATTATTTGTCACATTTTATTTTCTGTGTTAGCCTTCTTAAAATGATCGAAAGTGCTTCTCTCCTCTATCATTGCActttccacacacacacacacacacttgtaCTTTATAAGCTGGAATTATCTCATTCTGTCATATAACATGATTGGGCTGGATTACTTGATGAATGACTACAATTCTGAGTTATTATGGCTCAAGCTCGCAGGTTATTTTATGTAGTACAGATGGTTAAAATGGTTATTATCGTGTCACATAATCATCCCTAATGCGATGGAACTGCAATTGAGAAATTAACTATACATACTCCGTGGTAATTGGTGCCTAGAGTTTCCTATCACCATGGATCATATGCTAGGTGGTTAGATTTCTCTCATCATAATGCCTAGTTGAAATGCAGGATAGTCTACATGGCTTAGCTTTAAAAAGTTAGTTTCAACGATATGGGAAAACTAAGTTGAGCAGGGACTGTCATTGAGAAGAGGGTACATGTCTTCATTTAGAAAATCTGGAGAGATTGAGAGCATATCTTAAAGCATGCGATTTTTGCCTGAACACCAAGTGAAAGTTCTCATTGGGAGATATGATTTCATGTGACTGGTGATGGCAAAAATGCTACAGGATTCTTCCTACTGCCCATGCTGTGTTCAAATGAATTTTGATTCTATGCATAAGTTTGAGTTACTAGACCATTGAAGAGTTGGTAATTCAAAAGATCTGTATGGGAGCTACTCTGTCTGGCGGTTCTGCTAGTTCTGCAGGTCTTTATAGGATATCAGTTGTAAACTTGTAACAATTGGCCATCGCTGCCCTGTAATAACATCTTCTGAACATTTCAGtcttcatatttttaattttgcatGCCTCATCTGCAGGTCATGCGAAGTGCATTACTAGATTATCTGCTAGTCGCGAAATCATAGGTACGTTGAGTTCTGCACTTATATTCTTCTTTCCTTTGCCGTTCTTGCTATTAAGACCTTCAATTTGTGACAAATTTCACATTCTGAATTCCAAAGCAAACTTGGGAACCAATTTGAATAGTATGTTCTGAATTGTAGATAAAAATATGTATCTTTAGACATTTCTTTCTAATCCTTTTTTATTCTCCTTCTATTCGATCTCTCAACTATTCTTAGTCTCTGTAAACAAAACAGGATACCCAGCCTGTGTAATGTTGCTATAATTTCTACATGGCTTGATATTCTATTGAGTAGCTTTCATTTTCCGAACACAGTTCGATGGCCAATTTCAGTCTACATATGTTATATTGTTCTTGCTTTCCATTCTTTCAATTTAGCAAGTGGATCCCAAGTAGAACTGCAGGGATATTTTGATGTCTTACAAATAcatatatctttctttttttgtcatacGTAAGCCCATTCCCCCATTGCTTTTGTTGTTCATGCACAAGGGACCTCTCTACAAGAGGCTGATGATTTACCACTGATGTAGTTGGGTTCTTGTAGTCTGGAAAGACTTGTGATTAGCTTTCTTTTTTAAGGGATTTAATTTGATGGTTGTTTACTCAATACTATGAATAGTTTTCCTACTTTCTTCTTGTTAAAACTGCCCTTGCAGCAATCTGCGCACACATGAACACTTCGaaccccctttttttttattgcttagACCTGTTGATGATGTTGACTTGTTGAGGTGGTTAAGGCAcccatttgtttttcttttgctgCATGAGCTTTGTTATTTGAGATTTTAAGTGAGGTAGCCGGTTCAATCACTTGCGGGacatttgattcataattgaaTTAGTGTGAGTATGAATTAATTACAAAATTTCGTGTTACTAGCAACTAACAAGCGCTTGCATTATTACTGtgttgtaatttttatttattgtaaTGCTATTTGGAAATGTCAAATCATCTATGAAACtgcatatcaacaaaatatagcATATGCACAAAAAAAATTCTACCAGCATGgtcaaatgtaaaaaaaataaaaattacgtGGTAAAATTAATAGGTCATTATTTTCCACCAAGTATTACTAAACTCAACAATGCTACAAAaggaataatgtttgagaccctcaaaaagtgatctCAAAAgatcctcatttaatgtggagtgttggatgtgaagtggattcTATATGTgcgtttttaattaattgttattttaatgtcacacaGATTTAGAAttgatattttgggggtctttAACATTGTccttacaaaaataataaaaatgtggggaaaaaaaacacaatgagGCATTGCTTTGGTCTAGGGCCTCTAGGCTTAGCTTGCAAGGCTGGGCTTGGCTTTGTTCTTAAAAGCTGATCTGTGCTAGGCTGGGCTGGGTTAGACGGGGCCTGATAAGGATCTTGGGCTTACTTGTTTTCGCAACTTCTATACGAAGCACTCACACCGAGAGAAGCGGCCGGATCCGCCATAGAATCGTGAACGCTCGTTACGCCACTAGcctaaacattttttaaaaaatcatctGCCACGTGTCTCAGCATCTCCGAATCAGCCAAATTTAATACGGGGTCCCACTTTTCCATCGGCACCGCCTCTCTCTTCCTACAATCACAACAAGAAGAAGCAGCCTATCTCTCTCACCACGCTAAGCTTCAGTTCGTCAGCGTCGCAGTCCGCACCTCAAGCTCTCTCTGCTGCTTTAATCCTCTCAGGTATTATGAATCACTCTTGTAGTCAAATTAACAGAGTTCatttgatttttatgaaatttaatTCTTTCAAATTGTTCTTTTCCGTCAGAACTTCGATTAGTGACAGAGGAGTACTGAGAATGGAATAGAAGAAGAATATCATGAGAGGATTCGGTGCGGTTTGTTACGCTGCACTTCTCACTGCTCTCCGGTGGATCTCAACAATTTCTTCTGCGTATGCCTCTCTCTTTTGAAGCATTTCACGCTCGTGTGCATATGATGGTGTGATTAGATACGTATGTGTCACTTTGAACTGCGATTgctataacattttttttttattttcactgAATGGTCTTATGTTGTTATGTTACTGGCGAAACCATCTGTTCCCTGTACAATCCATGGAGCTTAATGTGATGGACATATCACATATAAATGAATTTCTTGTTGTAGTCCCATTATTTGCTCTACAAGCACTGGCTAGTGTCATATCCTGGATTAGGTAACAATTTCAGTGTTCTGTTCCATGTGTTttgtcattctgtttcatcgatttggagaaagaagaaaaagaaatgttgaTTTGCCTCATGCCTGACTTGCTTTCAAAAAGCATCTACAAGCGCTCCTTGTGAAACCCTAGGTTATATTAGGTGTGATTTGCAGGGGGTGAATATGGTGTTTGGAGTGCATTCTTGGCCCTTCTTGTCCGGCTCCTCTTCTTCATTCCTGGTAGGCTTTGTTATCAAATTCTATATTGCCAGCTTGTCCTAATCCATATTGTGGTTGATTGTGAGAcattaaattttcaatttcctgTATCTGGATTTCTTTTTTGCAGGTGAACTTGAGTTACCATTTACAGTACTACTTCTGGTGATTGTCGCACCTTATCCGTTATGAACTAAGGTAAGTAGATGCACACAATGTCGGATGATAAATTGAAACTATTACATCTGTTTTCagaagttttatttttcttggtaCTTTTTGCTGACAGGGGTACCCAAGAAGGTGCtattattttattgatgataACAACATATTTAGCTTACCAGCACTTTTCTTGGGCAGGCAATACAAGGATGTATAAGATTTCTGTTGCCTTTTCTTACATATTTATTTGAAATATATTGttcatatatttacatatattgttcatatatttacatatattgttCCTTACTCCATACAAATCCTAGCTTCTACTTACTTTCCTATGCTCTCAGATAGGTTAAAACTTGCAGTTAATATAGTATTCGAGAAAGTTTTTAGAACTGATGCAAGGGCGTACGCCCTGAGGCGCGCCTCAAGGCGAGGCGCCTTCGAGCTGCCTCCGGGTGTACGCCCTTGATAAAGGCCTGTGAGGCGTACGCCTCGAGGCGTTGCTCCTCGCTCCTCGAGGCGTAATTGTTGACACACCACAATTTATCAAAAGCAACGcccacaaagaacaaaaacacaaacaacccaGCGAGGCCATTCCAACCGAGGACGACGATTCTTGAGACAAATTCTcgaagactctctctctctctaacaaacAAATCGTCCAAGGAATCGAATCGATTTTCAGCTTCatacatactctctctctctctaactctcTGTTGGTGTTGTGCGACTTGTGCCCTAGATCTTGAATAGAAGG is from Tripterygium wilfordii isolate XIE 37 chromosome 14, ASM1340144v1, whole genome shotgun sequence and encodes:
- the LOC120014303 gene encoding probable C-terminal domain small phosphatase; its protein translation is MPSPKMKTKISVGSLREKNCLHVCQTSSMISKKSCPHVKVTQQATEFDTCILNCQTVSLSMEVSTEDIDSDGAIGRYEFPDEQNSWFQWQPLTLLDSSTVGKVDSISTCMSNLETIFSPFMVPTDLHSAPTIENDAGGNNNFDVPGLGDGESDDNKRSCAYQTCNVSDFFISDMFVAGLPLVGNSLDADMNEAGLFPDYNCTAPNMLFDVSEEYMILPFLEETARMNGSNNVKLDGVNMMEPDNSNLYLATDQTRSCNLGSDDNYDSEQGEDFDPQLFLKNLPELSDVVSNFLPATLPKDPWKRRPITLVLDLDETLVHSTLEHRDDADFTFTVFFNMKEHTVYVKKRPHLQTFLQRVAEMFEIIIFTASQSIYAEQLLDIIDPEKKFISRRVYRESCIFSDGTYTKDLTVLDVDLAKVAIIDNSPQVFRLQVNNGIPIKSWFDDPSDCALISLLPFLETLVDADDVRPIIAKKFGNKE